The following are encoded together in the Argopecten irradians isolate NY chromosome 5, Ai_NY, whole genome shotgun sequence genome:
- the LOC138322983 gene encoding uncharacterized protein, which translates to MASTPTTTASTTTTTPFTISCYSGFCSGDGCTANITSKCSSTYRCMIEKENNATDTYFTLSCVSFHCVRTATKYCCPDNDCNRVENEFASSGGHALSSWIGNILVIFATMFVIRQTTTLGY; encoded by the exons ATGGCGTCCA cTCCCACAACTACGGCATCAACTACAACTACAACGCCATTTACCATT TCTTGCTACAGTGGATTCTGTTCTGGTGATGGCTGTACAGCCAACATCACCTCTAAGTGTTCGAGCACATATCGATGTATG aTCGAAAAAGAAAATAACGCCACCGATACTTACTTCACTTTGTCCTGTGTTTCATTCCACTGTGTCCGCACAGCTACAAAATATTGTTGTCCCGACAATGATTGTAATCGGGTCGAAAACGAGTTTGCCAGCAGCGGAGGTCATGCCCTCAGCTCATGGATCGGTAACATTCTCGTCATCTTCGCTACAATGTTCGTCATACGGCAAACGACGACTTTAGGATACTGA